CCGACGATTGTCGTTGCTCACCGACCTGCCGTTCTTTGCCAGAACGCATGCGCATGCTGGTGGTCCCCCCTCTGCCTTCCCCTCGGCTCGGTCGACCCTATCAGCGTCTCGACACCACCGGCGTCACCAATTTTTCCGCTGGCCGGACCAGGTCATTCGCCTGTCCCAGCTATTGACGCATGCGTCGATAGCTGCTTGTCCAGCAGCTTGTCCAGCTGCTCAGCTAAGCGCGCATTCGAATTGGCGCGGGTACGGCCGGTGCGGCTTCACACCCGCCCCATGGGCAACATCCGCGAGCCTCGGCCACCGTCACGTGACGTTGTCGATATGCCTTGTCACCGGTGTCTATGCGCATCGCGGTGTTTGCCATCCCGGCGATTTGTGTGCAATCGCGAGCGCTCAGCGCTCCTAAACGCACACAAATCACTGGGACTGGCTCACCAACTCGCGCTCTTCCGGCGGGGCGCTGATACGGGTCCGGTCCTTGTCCGGGCGCAGCCAGTCGGGCAGCCACCGCGGCGGGGCGTCGGGCGCACCGTCGAAGACTCCGCCCGCCGGGTCGTCGACCTCACCCCGGCACCGGACCAGATCCTTCTCGGGGCGGTAGATCTGGTGAATCACCAACGCACACAAGCCGACCACCGCGATGTCGCGCAGCAGCACCATGACGGTGAAGGGCTGCTCGGGCAGTCCCTTGTTCTGCTCGCCGTAGAGGTACAGCATGCGCGGGATCCACACCAGCGCGTCGATGGTCATCCACGCCAGCAGGATCCGCCGGTGCGGAAGCGCAAGCACCGCCAGCGGCACCAGCCACAGCGAGAACTGCGGACTCCACACCTTGTTCGTCAGCAGGAACGCCGCGACGACAAGGAACGCGATCTGCGCCACCCGCGGCCGCTGCTTGGCCGTCAACGCGATGTAAGCGATTGCGATACAACATGATACGAACAGCACCGCGGTCACGCTGTTGAGTACCGTCGGCGGCTCCCAGAATCCCAGATCGGGATCGAAGCCCCGCCAGCCGGTGAACGACTTGATCACGTTGTAGATCGAGTCCATGTCGTCACCGCGACGGGTGTTGAGCCGGAAGAACTCCGACCACCCACGCGGGAACAACACCATGATCGGCAGGTTCACCAGCAGCCACGCCACGACCGCGGCGAGCGCCGTCTTGCCCACTTCGCGCACCTTGCCGGTGCGCACCGCCAACACCAGCAGCGGGGCCAGCAGCAGCAGCGGATACAGCTTGGCCGCCACCCCGATACCGATGAGCACACCCGCCAGCACCGGTTTCCGTCGGGCCCATGCCAACAGCGCGCCGGTCGCGAAAGCCGTTGCGAGCGCGTCGAAGTTGGTGAAGATCTGGAAGATCACGATCGGCGACGCCGCCACCAGGGCGGCATCCCAGACCCGGCGCTGGCCGGCCAGCAAGGAGGTGGCCCACACCGTCGCCAACCATGCCAGCGCCAGACCGAACGCGGCGATGTTGAAGAACATCACCACCTCGGCGATGATCGGCAACGACACCAGCTTCTGTAATGCGGTGTACGACTTGGCCAGGGCCATCGACGAGTACTGGTAGAGCCCCGTCAGCACCGGATACTCCATGTACCGCACCGCGATGTTGCCGTCGAACTGAATGCGCGGCTTGCCCTCGGAGTCCTTCTCGATCCAGCTCGACTTGTACGGGAACTTCCCGAGATTCAGCAGTTCGGCGGTGAACAGCGGAACCGTGTCGGAGTAGCAGAACTCGTAGTAGGCCCGCTGGTTCTCCCAGTTGGCGACCCGCTGATCCGGCGGCCCCGTGCCGACGGTCTGCAGACACGCCGCCTTGGTCGAGTACCCGAGCGCGAGGAACACCAGCGCGATCAGCAGCATCGCCCGCAGCGGGGTGAAGAACCGCTGTCTACCGATCAGCGCGTGCTTCCCGACCGGCCCGCCGATGACACCCGACAGCGCGGCGCCGATGGTGTCGGTGCGGCTGGGGAAGTCGCGGTTGTCGAGGCTCCGGGTGTCGCGCGCAAGCGTCGTCGGCGAGACCGTGTCAGGCTCGCCTGCTTCGCGCTCCTCGGCGTCGCTCACGGAGGCGGCGGTGGAGCACCGGGCGCGACGGGCTCGGGCGGCGGACCCGGCGCGGGTGCACCAGGCACCGGCGGCGGGGCGACGGGCACCGTCGTCGGCGGGCCCCACGGGATCGTGACTCCGGGCGCCAGCTCGATGGTCGGCTGGATCACGGTGGTCGACGGCGGTGGCGGCACGTCCGTCGTGGTCGACGGGGGTGGCGGCGGGGCTTGGGGCACACCCGCATACCCGCCGACCTCCTCGGGCTTGGGGAACGACTCGATCTCGGTGTCCTCGAGCGCGCCGTCCATCGTCGCTTTCCAGATGTCCGACGGCAGGCCCGAGCCGTAGACCGGCGAACCCCACTTGTTCTCAAGTGGTTTCGTGCCGTCGGTGGTGCCGACCCAGACCGCGGTCGACAACGACGGCGTGAAGCCGACCATCCACGCGTCACGGTTGGCGCCGGTGTCGCCGAGCTGATTGGTCCCCGTCTTCGCCCCGGACGGCCGCCCGCCGGCCAGCGCGTGCCCGTTGGAGTACGCGGCGATGGGCTGCATGGCGGCGATGACGTTGTCGGCGACCTTCTTGTCGATGCGCTGCTCGCCCTGGTCGTCCTGCTGCGACGCGTCGAACAGCACCTCGCCCTGCGAGTTGACGACCTTCTGCACGAAGTGCGGCTTGTGGTAGACGCCCGACGCCGCGATGGTCGCGTACGCCGACGCCATGTCGATGACGCGGGTCTGATACTGGCCCAACACGATTCCGTTGTTAGGCGGCCCGCCCTCACCATCCTCGGACAGTGTGTGTTCCACGCCGGGGAAGCTCTCGGCGATGCCCGCCCCATGCGCGGCCTTGGCCACGTCCTCGGGTCCGTTCTTCAGCTTGAGCATCAGCCGGTAATAGCTGGTGTTGAGCGAGCGCTTCAGCGCCTCGGCAATGTTGCAGGTACCGCAGCCGGCGCCCTCGACGTTATTGATGGTGATGCCGTTCAGCTGCACCGGTGAACTGTCCACCTGCGTGCCCAGGCCCATGCCCTGCTCCAGCGCCGCGATCAACGCGAACACCTTGAACGACGATCCGGTCGGCAGCCCGGCCTGAGCGAAGTCGAATCCGTTGGCGTCCGTGCCGCCGTAATACGCCTCGACCCCGCCGGTCTTTGGGTTGATCGACACAATCGCGGTGCGCATGTCGGGATCTTGGCCCTCGAGGTACTCGGCCGCGGCTTCTTCGGCGGCCTTCTGCGCCTTGGGGTTGATCGTCGTGGTGATCTGCAGCCCCTCGGTGTTCAGCGTCTGCTCGTCGATGTCGAAGAGCTCGAGCAGTTCCTTCTGCACCTGCCGCTCGATCAGGCCGTTGGGGCCCGTCGTCTGGTTTTGTGAGCTGGCCAGTTCGGGCGGCACCGTCTGCGGGAAAACCTGCTCCGCACGTTCGCTCGGCGACAGCGCGCCGATCTCCACCATGCCGTCGAGCACCCAGTTCCAGCGCCGCTCCGCACCCTCGGGGTTGACGGCCGGGTCCAGCCCCGACGGCTGCTGGATGAGCGCGGCCAGCAGCGCGCCCTCGGCGACGTTGAGCTGTTCGACGGGCTTGTCGAAATACGCCTTCGACGCAGCAGCGATGCCATAGGAGCCGCGCCCGAAGTAGATGATGTTCAGATACGACTGCAGCACTTGGTCTTTGGACCACTGGCCGGCCATCTTCGTCGAGATGACCAGCTCCTTGGCCTTTCGGATCAGTCCGCCGACGCCCGAGCGCTCGGAGCCCACCAACGCGTTCTTCACGTACTGCTGAGTGATCGTCGACCCGCCCTGCAGATCACCGCCGAACAGGTTGTTCTTGATGGCCCGGATGAAGCCAGTGAACGAGAAACCCGGATTGCTGTAGAAGTCCCGGTCCTCGGCCGCCATCACCGCGTTGCGCACCTGCACCGGTATCTGGTCGATGTTGACGTCGACCCGGTTGCCTTCCGGCGGAACGATTTTCGCCAGCTCGCTGCCGTCGCTGGCCAGGATCGTCGACACCTGGTTGGTGCGGATGTCGCCCGGCTTCGGCACGTCGACGATCATGTACGCCATCGCGAAGGTGATGATCGGCAGCACGATCATCGCGACCACCGCCGCGACGAGCCCGCGCCGGACCCACTTCCAATTGATCTGCGGGCCCTGCCCCGGCGGCCTGCCCGGGCGTTCCGGTGGTCCGCCACCGCCCGGCGGGCGACGCGGCGGCGGGGGAGGGGGAGGCGCCTGCTTCGGCGCCGGAGTGCCGTCGAGTGCCGCCTTCACCGCGTCGATGGGATCGCGATACTGCGGCGGCGCGGCACCACGCACCGGCGGCAGGATGGTCGTGTGCCTGTCGTCGGGCGGCAGGCTGCGGGTACGCGGCGCCGCGGGCACGCCCATCTGCTGGCGGGCGCGTCCGGCGTCCTGGGAGTGTCTGGGTTCGGGATCGCTCACACCATCAGCCATCTGCCCGACGCGGGCATCATTGGCTGACCGGTCGTGGCGCCCTTCGCTATTCACTGGCCGTGCGCGCACGACTGCGCGCGGTCTGAGTACGCCTCGGCGTCCGCGACCCCTTCGGTGGCGGCACGGCCCCAAGCACGTACGACTTGACCAGGTGATTCCAGCTGCAGGTTCGGCATACCTCCACCACGTGTACCGAAAACTCGTCGTAGCGGGTTGCCAGCAGGACCAACTCCTCGGCGGTGCGCGCCGATCCGGATACGGCGCCCAGGTGGTCGCCGAACACCCACGACACCAGGGTGAGCTGCTCCTTGCGGCAGATCGGGCACGTCACCGAACTGGGCTTCCCGTGGAACTTCGCGGCGCGCAGCAGGTAGGGGTTGGCATCGCAGACCTCCGAGACGCCCGTGCGTCCCGAGTAGACCTCCGCCAGCAGGGACCGTCGCCGAAGCGCGTAGTCCACCACCTGTCGCTGCAACCGCACGGAGACCAGAGTACGTCGGCCTCCGGACAGTGGAGGCGCGACGCCA
The nucleotide sequence above comes from Mycolicibacterium moriokaense. Encoded proteins:
- a CDS encoding glycosyltransferase family 87 protein encodes the protein MSDAEEREAGEPDTVSPTTLARDTRSLDNRDFPSRTDTIGAALSGVIGGPVGKHALIGRQRFFTPLRAMLLIALVFLALGYSTKAACLQTVGTGPPDQRVANWENQRAYYEFCYSDTVPLFTAELLNLGKFPYKSSWIEKDSEGKPRIQFDGNIAVRYMEYPVLTGLYQYSSMALAKSYTALQKLVSLPIIAEVVMFFNIAAFGLALAWLATVWATSLLAGQRRVWDAALVAASPIVIFQIFTNFDALATAFATGALLAWARRKPVLAGVLIGIGVAAKLYPLLLLAPLLVLAVRTGKVREVGKTALAAVVAWLLVNLPIMVLFPRGWSEFFRLNTRRGDDMDSIYNVIKSFTGWRGFDPDLGFWEPPTVLNSVTAVLFVSCCIAIAYIALTAKQRPRVAQIAFLVVAAFLLTNKVWSPQFSLWLVPLAVLALPHRRILLAWMTIDALVWIPRMLYLYGEQNKGLPEQPFTVMVLLRDIAVVGLCALVIHQIYRPEKDLVRCRGEVDDPAGGVFDGAPDAPPRWLPDWLRPDKDRTRISAPPEERELVSQSQ
- a CDS encoding transglycosylase domain-containing protein translates to MNSEGRHDRSANDARVGQMADGVSDPEPRHSQDAGRARQQMGVPAAPRTRSLPPDDRHTTILPPVRGAAPPQYRDPIDAVKAALDGTPAPKQAPPPPPPPRRPPGGGGPPERPGRPPGQGPQINWKWVRRGLVAAVVAMIVLPIITFAMAYMIVDVPKPGDIRTNQVSTILASDGSELAKIVPPEGNRVDVNIDQIPVQVRNAVMAAEDRDFYSNPGFSFTGFIRAIKNNLFGGDLQGGSTITQQYVKNALVGSERSGVGGLIRKAKELVISTKMAGQWSKDQVLQSYLNIIYFGRGSYGIAAASKAYFDKPVEQLNVAEGALLAALIQQPSGLDPAVNPEGAERRWNWVLDGMVEIGALSPSERAEQVFPQTVPPELASSQNQTTGPNGLIERQVQKELLELFDIDEQTLNTEGLQITTTINPKAQKAAEEAAAEYLEGQDPDMRTAIVSINPKTGGVEAYYGGTDANGFDFAQAGLPTGSSFKVFALIAALEQGMGLGTQVDSSPVQLNGITINNVEGAGCGTCNIAEALKRSLNTSYYRLMLKLKNGPEDVAKAAHGAGIAESFPGVEHTLSEDGEGGPPNNGIVLGQYQTRVIDMASAYATIAASGVYHKPHFVQKVVNSQGEVLFDASQQDDQGEQRIDKKVADNVIAAMQPIAAYSNGHALAGGRPSGAKTGTNQLGDTGANRDAWMVGFTPSLSTAVWVGTTDGTKPLENKWGSPVYGSGLPSDIWKATMDGALEDTEIESFPKPEEVGGYAGVPQAPPPPPSTTTDVPPPPSTTVIQPTIELAPGVTIPWGPPTTVPVAPPPVPGAPAPGPPPEPVAPGAPPPPP
- a CDS encoding DUF5318 domain-containing protein encodes the protein MRLQRQVVDYALRRRSLLAEVYSGRTGVSEVCDANPYLLRAAKFHGKPSSVTCPICRKEQLTLVSWVFGDHLGAVSGSARTAEELVLLATRYDEFSVHVVEVCRTCSWNHLVKSYVLGAVPPPKGSRTPRRTQTARSRARTASE